A genome region from Alistipes dispar includes the following:
- a CDS encoding type 1 glutamine amidotransferase family protein codes for MDRKTVYFVLLDDFADWEAAFLAPALRTGVMPGREGRYEVKYAAPGGRTVHSLGGLTVTPDCDTTTLPDDCAALVLVGGMSWRKPEAEPVAGTVREALSRGLTVGAICNAVSFLAAHGLLNDRRHTGNTLAMLREWGGEHYTGEALYEERQAVRDGLLVTANGTGYLEFTRECLAALEADTPEAIAASYAFNKEGLCKA; via the coding sequence ATGGACAGGAAAACGGTTTATTTCGTCCTGCTGGACGATTTCGCGGACTGGGAGGCGGCGTTTCTCGCCCCGGCCCTCCGCACAGGCGTCATGCCGGGCCGCGAAGGGCGGTACGAAGTGAAGTACGCAGCGCCGGGCGGGCGGACGGTGCATTCGCTGGGCGGACTGACCGTCACGCCGGACTGCGACACGACGACGCTGCCCGACGACTGCGCCGCGCTGGTGCTCGTCGGCGGCATGAGCTGGAGGAAACCCGAAGCCGAACCGGTCGCCGGTACGGTGCGCGAGGCGCTGTCGCGCGGTCTTACGGTCGGTGCGATCTGCAACGCCGTATCGTTCCTGGCGGCGCACGGGCTGCTCAACGACCGGCGCCACACGGGCAACACGCTCGCCATGCTGCGCGAGTGGGGCGGCGAACACTACACGGGCGAGGCGCTCTACGAGGAGCGGCAGGCCGTGCGCGACGGCCTTCTGGTGACGGCCAACGGTACGGGATACCTCGAATTCACGCGCGAATGCCTCGCGGCGCTCGAGGCCGACACCCCGGAGGCCATCGCCGCTTCGTATGCGTTCAACAAGGAGGGACTCTGCAAGGCATAG